A window of Hordeum vulgare subsp. vulgare chromosome 5H, MorexV3_pseudomolecules_assembly, whole genome shotgun sequence genomic DNA:
TTTATGTAGCATCGGAAGTTGCCAAGATTACCATAAGAATTCTCACTCACTTTGTGTTTGGTAGGCATGCTAAACAGGTGGGTTGGCTCTTTGACAAGGCACATGTTGCATGAATGGTTGTCTGAGCATCTGCAGACGGACATAACAAATATAAATCCCTAAATGTCCGTAGACATGCTTAGTCAGTGATTGAGTGTATCCCCTATTTCTTTATTTATGTGGCcacattttttattttctttctcatgTATTCGGCCACTTGCACGTgattggaggagaggaagaaagagaaaaaaaagaatgaataaaaaaagaaaaagatggtCCAGATGGGGTCGCGTCTTACGTGACGGACTGACCAGACATGCCCGGACGCGTCCACGAGTCCTTATATCTTTACTATATttaagatggatatgagggtttaCGGACAACTCAATCATATGGGGATGATATATGGGTTTGGttggattttttttcttctttttttcttttgtcgaAGCAGTAACCGGGAGCGTCCGCAAATGTGTAAAGGGTCTTTTGAGACGTACGGCTATAAATGCTATAACATGGTCAAATTTGCAATAAGCCTAGTTCACGCTTTTTCACCCGAAGCACGCACTCTTTTCTTTCATTGTTTCTAGAAGCACACGATGCTGGCATGAGGTTCATATCAGTTTCATTCTACTTCCGATTAATCTCAAAATGAAAACATATAGAAGTAGCTTAACCAAGTGGACATATCACGATAACCCTTtttgtgagaaataacttttAATCTATTCATCAATAGTCATGGCAGTACAAAGAACATTAAAATTAAACAAAAAATGCATTCAGATTATAGATCAGCCAGCGATCACTACAAGCACTGTAGGAAGCCGAAGATGTGTCACCGTCATTGCCCCTCCTTTACCGAAGTCGAACAAACCTTATTATAGCATACAGTCGGAAAGCCGTCATACTAAGACCTCATAGGACCAATTTATCAGAACAACAATCATTGTCAATGAGGAGAAGCGTAGTTCGAAAGTATCCCACCTGTAGCGAATGCAGACGAACGAAGATGTATCCAAGTAAATCCATCGACGACAAACAACGACTGTATCCTTCGGAATCCGCCGAAGACACGCCTCCACACGCTCTCCAGAGATGCTAGACGTTCTATCGAGATGAGAAAGACGGAGAAAACATTATTTCAGCTTCAGGGAGCCGCCGTTGCCCCGTCTTTCTGAGCAGGACACAACCCCTAAACAAACACACAAAAACACCTAAACGAAGCAAGAGCCCTTCCACCGACAAGGGACGAGGTCCATCGCGTCTCCATGGCCTAAGGTCATAGAAGGCTAGGCAGACCTGCAGCATCGCTCGCAGGAGCGCGAGCAATCCTAATTGCCCGGATAGCTATGGAAAGGGGAGAAGGGGCACGAGACATGTATACCAGAATCGACTTTGACGCCAAAGCCAAGCCGAAAGCCCAAATTACAAGGTTTTGTGTCCCCTCCACATGCATTTTGGAGTGAATTTCGCCATTAGTTTATTAACTTAAACTAATTGCATGTTTTAGACGAAGAACTCATGAACTGGTCAATTTAGGTCATAAACTCATTTATTTGATCGACTAAGGACAAAACTGATTTGAGAGTGAAAAGACCGGCTACATGGCTGCCACGTCAGCATAGCTTAGACCACCTGCACTTTTGGTTAATTTTTATagtgtttttttttgcaaacttacCATCACAATAAGGATAATGGtgcaatatttttttgtaaaactAATGGTTGCATGGTATCCATGCCCTTAGGTATAAGCAAACAACCACTAGGACATTAGCATGTTTTATGTAATACTTCATCTGTATCATAATACTCGAGAACTTGTATTTGTTTCCCTCAACAACAAATATTTAGATACAAAGGGAGTAGGAAGCAACGAACCCTATATATTACAACATTTTGACATTAACGTTTGCAGGCATGGTTTGGTCTTTGCTCGTTCCCTTTTCTATTTGTGGAGCGAGTAATCTTCTATGAGAACGAAAGGGAAAAAAAAGCTACAAGTAGTTGTGGTAGTTTATTTCTATTCAGTTGCAGACAGCCTCTCGCTATCCATCTATATTAAAATACAGTCTTGCTAAATCTCAGTCGACTGAGTATTGGTTATGTGTCAGCCGGTGTCATATTTATGAGATTTTACATTAAGATACGTGCAacttatttttttatatatttttttccatTTTACATGTAATGTCACTTGGCTAGGACTAGGTCTCAGTTATATGTGGCCAAAACTCAGACCAGGCTAGGCTTCGGGCTGGGCCTAAAAGATCCCATGGTACAAAACTCAAACCTAGGTCAGGCCCATCCCGACCGTCATGCCTAGTTTCTAGGCCGAAGCCCAGACTGACCCGATAGGCCCGGCCTGACATAGGCGTAAAAACTGGTTTACTGAGGCCTGAGCCCGGCCTAACTTTCGGGCTTGACTCTCAGGCTCGGGCCGGGTCGGATCAGGCTGGCCGTGTCGGGTTTTCCATGACTAGATCTAGACTCAGCCGACTAAGATCTAGCCGCATCCATTTAAATAAGCATTGTTGCTTACGATTTGGCAGAAAGTACTtcccccgttcctaaatataagtcttttaaaagatttcactagaagactacatatttTAGGAAcgtatataaacatactttacAGTGTAGATTTATTCTTTGCTCCGTATGTAATCACAATGAAAtcactaaaaagacttatatttaggaacgaagggagtaccttatgttggaaatatgccctagaggcaataataaaatggttattatcatatttccttgttcatgataatcgtctattgttcatgctataattgtattaacactaaacagtaatacatgtgtgaataaatagatcacaatgtgtccctagcaagcctctagttggctagctcgttagtcaatagatgatcatggtttcctgatcatgggcattagatgtcattgataacgagatcacatcattgggagaatgatgtgatggacaagacccaatcctaagcatagcactagattgtgttgttcgtatgctaaagcttttctaatgtcaagtgtcttttccttcgaccgtgagattgtgcaactcccggataccgtaggagtgctttgggtgtatcaaacgtcacaacgtaactggatgactataaaggtgcactacgggtatctctgaaagtgtctgttggattggtacgaatcgagatcgggatttgtcactccgtgtgacggagaggtatctctgggcccactcggtagaacatcatcatgaactcaatgtgactaaggagttagtcacacgatgacatgctacggaacgagtaaagagacttaccggtaacgagattgaacaaggtgttggtataccgacgatcgaatctcgagcaagttctataccgacagacaaagggaattgtatacgagattgattgaatccttgacattgtggttcatccgatgagatcatcatggagcaagtgggagccaccatgggtatccagaccccgctgatggttattggccagagaggtgtctcggtcatgtctgcctgtctcccgaacccgtagggtctacacacttaaggttcgatgacgctagggttatagggaattgttatacgaggttaccgaaagttgttcggagtcccagatgagatcccggacgtcacgaggagctccggaatggtccggaggtaaagattgatatataggacagatggttttggacaccgaaagtgtttcggacgtcaccggtaacgtaccgggaccaccggaggtggcctcgggggtccaccgaaggggggcaacgaccccaagaggctagatgggccaagtgcgggagggaaccagcccctaggtgggctggtgcgcctaccacacccagcccaatgcgcaagtggtggggagagggggcaaccctaggcgcaggtgggcttaggtccaccaggtggtgcgccaccccctcacaccctagccaccgcccccttttcccatctggtggttgccgcaccacctaggggggaaccctaggggtggcgcaccccctccccctcctcctataaatagagagggtttttgggccttgggagacagacttctccctctccctcggcgcagccctgcccttcttcctcctcctctctgccggtgcttggcgaagccctgccgggagacctcgtctctccatcgacaccacgccgtcgtgctgctggagttcttccccaacctctccctcctccttgctggatcaaggtgcgggagacgtcaccgggctgcacgtgtgttgaacgcggaggtgccgtagttcggcactagatcggaatcgctgcgagtacgactccatcaaccgcgttctagcaacgcttccgcttagcgatcttcaaaggtatgaagatgctcttacccctctctcgttgctggtctctccataggaagatctgaatatgtgtaggaaaattttgaatttatgctacgttacctaacACCTTATACCGTGGTCATCACCTCATTTGATAACTATATATCAATCAAGATTTATAAGTTTTTTCCCCACAAAGAAAAAGATTTATAAGTTTTTTTTTCTGTATGTACGATTGAACATCCATgtgttcctttttttcttttgagcTAACATCCCTTTGTTCCTCCCCATCAGCGAAATCACTAATTAGCGAATACATCTTCCAACAATTACTCTCACCTCCACACGTCGCGACAAGTGGCACACTGCATGCgtgtcacttgtcgcaacctaTGCGTTTTCCCtttttcgtagatccgtatttttaaAACGTTTTATTTCCTAAACCGTGCGTCTAAATCTCGAACAGTATTCACCGTTggctttctcgcgtcgagatcttcaaaactagatctcgtGTTGATAGGTTTTTACGAActatttttttcatgaaaaaaccggaAGAAAAAAACGGACGGAAAAACCGCGCCTCTTGCGGAAAaaaaaagagagcagaaaacgtgttttttttcATTCGGAGCGTGTCTCtcgtgaaggcaaaaccgtgcctttcgtggaagaaaaaccgtgcctctcgtgaaaaaaacagaaaacgtgtttttttctTTCGGAAAGGCACGGGCATGCCTCCcgcgaaggcaaaatcgtgcctctcgtaaaaaaaaacgcgttttttcctTTTCGAAAGGCACAGACGTgcttctcgcgaaggcaaaaccatgcctttcgcgaaagcaaaaccgtgtctctcgcaaaaaaaaactcGTTTTTTTTCCTTCCCGAAAGGCATGGGCGTGCCTCTCGTGAAGGTAAAATCGTGCCTTTCGCGAAAACAAAACCATGCTTCTCGCAAAAAAACGCGATTTTCCTTTTTCGAGAGGCATGACCGtgtctctcgcgaaggcaaaaccgtgcctctcgccgaAGGAGAACCGTGCttctcaaaaaaaacaaaaaacgtgtttttcacgtaaaataacaaaaaacatgtttttttgcaAAAAGATTTTAAAAAAATTTCATCCAAAAGTTACGAAAGACTGATGAAAaaccaaaataccaaaaaaatctgaaaaaaaccaCTCAAAAAGACAAAAACGCGTGtgaaaaaataatagaaaaaaaataaaaaaaacgctTAGAACACAATACGTGGCAGCAGCTCGGAACGCATCAAGTGACGGCACGCAGAAGGTTTCCGAGGAAGAGCTCGTTAACTAATTGCTCCCGCCCATCACACAAAAGAGAAACAACCTCTGGGGGCTATGGGCCATCAATTTGGCGGGGCTGCTGCCTTGCGTTAGCGGACTGCGACCGTCCATTATTCTAGGCCCACGAGGCCTAAACCCAACCCCCAAACTCCCCGAAATCCCCCAAAGCAGTTCTTCTTTCTCTGCAAGGCAACCGGCGGCAGATTGAAGAACAGATACCTGGTCCAGAATCCAGATACccaccctcctccttcctctgcaAGCCGGGGCAGATTCCACCCACTCCGTACAGCAGTATTCCCTCGCCCACCGCCGATCGGACagcgagagcgagagcgagagcgagatgCCGACGCTGACGAAGCTGTACAGCATGAAGGAGGCCGCCCTCCACAACACCCCGGACGACTGCTGGATCGTCGTCGACGGCAAGGTAGCGCCGCCGCTAGCCCCTCCCTCGTACTTCCCGCTGCCGATCTGGCTTCAGCTATAGTGCCCCTAAGATCGGTAGGTAGGGGTGTGTGGACGCGCTTGGTCGTTGCTAGTTGGGCTTCGGCCCCCGCCCGTAGCCTGTTCGACCGAATGCCTAGGAGGTCCTGCGCTCGCTTTGTCAGTGAGAAGGCTGCAGAAATCGAAACCGAACGTCTCTGCGAGTGACCAATCCTGTGCAGTGGCGATGCAAGGTTTAGTCCTCGTGGGACGGTTGTGCCGTGGTATCTTATTTGTGGAGGCTGTGTCCCTCTGTTGAAAGCAACCGCAGCAGATGCCCATGTTGAGGGCTTTGAACGGAATAGAATTTGTGTCAGCAGAGAGTAGATACGCATTGCAGTACTTGGCAATATGCTCCACTATTCTGATTGTGTGGAGACCTCATGCGGCGTTGATGAATACATTGCAGATTTATGATGTGACCGCATATTTGGATGACCATCCTGGGGGTGCTGATGTTCTGCTTGCCGTGACTGGTAACGCTTCTCTCCTCCTGTTTTCATGTTCTTGTTCAGCACATTTTATTCTCTCCTAGGCCATCTGTTCATATATGATAATCTGTCTGAAGGTATGGATGGCACCGAGGAATTTGAAGATGCAGGCCACAGCAAGGATGCCAAGGAGCTGATGAAGGATTACTTCATTGGGGAGTTGGACTTGGACGAAACACCTGACATGCCTGAGATGGAGGTTTTCAGGAAAGAGCAGGACATGGACTTTGCCAGCAAGCTGGTAGCCTATGCGGCGCAGTACTGGGCCGTTCCCGTAGCAGCAGTCGGGATATCAGCCGTTGTTGCCATATTGTATGCACGAAAGAAGTGATGATCGGTTATAGGTTGATTGAATGACCATTTTGGGGTAACCAACCCATTTATAGCTGATTATGGATGGAGAGATTATGTACTTCTGTCCAAAGGCAAAGACACATTGCTGTATTGAGCCATTAGGTACTTGAGTCAAATATTTGTCAACAAAATTTGCgctactattttatcattgccattCAATGGATGGATTCATTACAAAACCTGAACCATGTGTGTGATGTAAACCCTCTTACGCCTCGAGGCAGCTGCTGGCACAAATTTCTTCCATGCCATTACTGCttctatttttgttattttcCGGGGATACGCCAGAGTACTGCTATTTCTGAATATTGTAGTTTTTCAATCTCTCTCACTTCCTCCGAAATAACCCTGAAGACTTTTGTGTAACTTGTTCTTTCGTAACATTCAAGATGTAAAATGGGATTTGGTGGCCCCTCCATTTGAGTCGACATTTGTTGAAAGCTTCCTGTGCAAGCATTTCTTCCACATATTTTCCTATTCGTTTTTCTTCCCCTTGTGTCACCTCACAAGGTGTAGATAGTTGGGCAGTAGACTTCAGAAAGATAGCAGGTAATTTTTGCCGGACCCTCGACACTTCTCTACTGGGGATGTTTCACCATCACTAGGTAATAGTTGGAGAAATTTCTCATGTGCTAGTAACCTGGAAATGTACTCCTTACCTGATTGTATTGTGCAGAACTCTCACTTGGAATGGATGGTGTTGCTTGAAGGCAGAGCAAAAACCAACATGTGGAAGGTGGTGCTGACTGCTGAGCTTCTGAACTCGGGGCTTGCTTGCAACTGCAGCCAGCCAACAAACCAATAGCTACGGGTGAACCATATCCCTGATCCTTCCACTGCACTGCATCTTTGACTCCTCATGGGTATATATGTCAGGCCATAGGCAGCATATGTCCTGTGATCTCCGAGACTCAGCAgagacaacaccatgaagcttctgaGCCAAAGCATGGCTCCCTTCAACAATGTCCAATTATTCTTCGTTGCAGACGAGGATGTTTTGGAGGGCATGGAAACAGCGCCTTTCAAAGGTAAATTGTTTCCGGGATTTCTTGTGCTGCCATATATCATGACATGTAATGTAATTTGTAGTAACGCTGTTATGTTTCGGTTTCTTTGCTCTGAATGatacaagttcctgttttttgattAGTAACGTTGCCTGATGATTATTGATCGAAGATATTTTTAGATCATTGGGGAGGTTTGCTCCCTGGTTCCATTACTAGAATGAAAATTGGGTAACCGCAGTCAGTTTTGTACGGCCTCATCTCAAAACACAAAAATTATTTAGGGCCGTCAGTCTGTTTGCCAAACTAACTGCAGATGAGCACACCATTTTCTTTCAGAAGAATGAAAGGTAGAAGGGCACATCTTGTACCTGTCAAAATGGTGCTATTTCGGGGCAAAACGGCGCAGCATACGAGCAGCTTACCCCTTTTAAATTCAGAAGCAAcctgttatttattttattttctattttttgaaaCAACGAGCCTCCCCTCGTCGGTTTCCCTTAAAGAAACCGACAGTCTTACAACATTCAAAAGAGAGACAGCATAAAAAAACCTGGAGCGATATACCCAGGGCAGTTTGGGCATCATCAGTCAAGCAAACTAacatctactccctctgttccataaTGTAATACGTTTTTTAACTATACACTAATGTCAAAAAACATCTTACTTTACGGGACGAAGGGAGTGGTAGCTTTCAGGTAACTGCACAGGTCCTGAAAGCCAGCTCACACACAGCAGTTTCTTCAGAACTTTTAAACAGAGCGTTTTGGCACTCCCACACAAACTGGAACCAGTCTTGGTAAAGCAAACTAAAGAGCTTATATAActcaaggaagaaagaaaaacagAAGGCAGTGTAGTAGTAGAAATTATCCACCCGTGATTCTGGGAACCATAGGGCCCCATCCATGGCTTCTGTTGTAGATCTCCTGCACCATCTGCTTGACCTCCTGGCCCCATCCATGGCTTCTGTTGTAGATCTCCTGCACCACCTGCTTGATCTCCTACACGGCGAGCCCAATGCTTCCTGCTTTTAGGTTTGTCTACCAAGATTTtccagttggcgagacgactgaaAGATGGAAGATAACTCGTGCAGGATCATCAAAACATGTTGCATTTCTGGTTTTCCATATTGTCCAGCAGAGAGCAGTCCTTCCCATCATAGCCTTTTTTTTTGGCTGGGAGGGAACTGCTCCAGCCAGCCAGAAGTAAGATCGTAAGATCATGAACATCATCAGGGCGTCTCACGAGGTCAAAAGCACACAGAATAACATTACATTCAAAATTCAAACAACAAATGTTTGATGAAGAAGTAACTCGTTAAACCTAACAACCAGGAAGACAGCCTGGTACGTGGCAAAGCATGATCGTTCACTGCTGCACGATTGCAATTTTCTAAATTCATAGTGTGCAGATAGAGAAACATTTCATGCCTCTTTTGATGTACATTATAGTTTTGTGATCTTGAAGCCTAGCATGAGTGTTGTCCGGTGCTTCTTTTGATTCTTGTTATCTCTAACACTTGCTTCTAAAACCAGAGGGATCGGTAAAAACAATGCTAGATTATCTCAACCAACAGCATCCTCTCAGTTTCACAAATTATACAAAAACATTATTATGTAACCCATACAATCACTACAAAGAAAGGCAGTCATATGATTCAAATTAAATGTCTGCGTCTGCTATAAAATACAGAAGGTGCAACCGTAATTACCTAAATTGCAGTAACTAAGTTCACCAAAGTTTCCATGGCCAGTATATACCAAACAAGAAAAACATTTCCAGCCCCTTTTAACTTACAAAACACAAACATATCAGCTTTCCTCAGCGCGACACCCGTCTCTTCTATGCAACCGTGGAATTGAATGAACAAATGACCTGTTGCCGCGCACATCATGGAACCTGACAGCGACTTGAAGCTCGCTGAATCTCTTGGGTCTCATTCATCATACATAGTAAGCCAGCAAAGTAGCCAACGCAGTCCAGAACACCAAGAGTGGGAGTGTCCATGGTTGTTTTGTTAGAGGGCTTGCACTAGGCAACCATGGATAGTCATCAGGAGACGGCATGACACAGTTATCACCATTGAAGTACACACGCCGCGGAAACGCCCATCCTTTCTGGAAGGTGAAAGTCTCTGAGTCCTTCCGCATGAGTAGTTCTGACTGCGCGTTTCCAAGCGGACCAGCTTGATTGAGCAAATCATTGTAGAACTTCATTCCCCAGAACATTGCGGTATCATCTGAAAATGAGAGGAATAAGCACATTAGATAGGAGGGACATCTCAAGTCAGAAACTAATTAAAACAGTTCACACCGTGACTTACTTATGCGGCCTCCATATGGTGTAAGTGGCTTATAATTGAAGCTGAACAGCTTTGTGATATTATCGAAGTTAGGATGCTGGGCAACCAAGTTCCAGTCTGTATAATTCATGCGGTAGTTGAAGTTTGTGATGGTGACTTTCACTCTCCAGTAGTCCTTGTAGTTGAGCTTCACATGCCAATGGATTCTTATCGGGCACATGTGGGACGTACATTGGACAAGAGGCTGCCCGGTTAGTTTGCCAGGGCCATTGATGGCAGATTGTAAATAAGGTGAATTGTCACTGTAAAATGGATAGGGTTCATTAGGAATCTGCAGCGAGTTAAAACCTTAATATGAAGCATAGTAAAGAGTAATAATTATTAACTCACTTTACACAGCTTCCTGGACGAGTAATATTGTTTTGGCAACCGCAAGAGCACGTTGGGCAGTTCACAATAGTGTCATTATAAAACGATGAGAGAGATACACAGCAGGTCGGAGTCTTCTGAGCAAGAAATTGGGAGTATGTGCAGGTTACATTCCACGACACTGTCAATAGAGAATTTCTTTTGTTAATACCCGCTAAATAAAGAACACTATCAGCAATAAAGCATAAAACATATATGGAACCAATCTGATGTTTCCTGCATTTGACATGCATTATTTGCAAGTGAACAAAACTCGTTAAGATATTGTCAGGCTTAGCGGTGGCCTGTTTTCAAATAAATATCAGCTAACAACGATCCCAGGTGATGAACTCATCCCCCTTCCGAAAATGAATCACTTCTTGTTTACATGGATTTACCCTTTCCAGTCTTTCACTAATCCTACACATATTATAACATAACATTCATTCACGATTAAGGAGCAGAAGAATGCAGAAGTGATAGTAGGATTTGTTTAGCTCAATTGGTTTAGCTTGCTAATGCATTTGCGCAAAGTATTCAAGCAATATAGAGCAAGCACTGAAGAGCAATAGTGGGCAACTTACTGAGAGCTTGGGTTACCCTGCGCCCGTCTGACGAGTAATACTTGGTAGGCCTGCCAACAAGAGCACGCCCACATGTGTACCCTGGACCTGGGGCCTTAAGGGTGAAGTTCTTTGGCATCTTAACCGTCTTATTGGTAGTCCCAGCAAGACCAACACTA
This region includes:
- the LOC123452279 gene encoding COBRA-like protein 3 translates to MAPVGGVAGGSRSAACCAVLLAAVLFFSAPATTEAYDSLDPNGNITIKWDIISWTPDGYVATVTMFNYQQFRHISAPGWQLGWSWAKKEVIWSMVGAQATEQGDCSKFKSAPPHCCKRDPTIVDLLPGTPFNQQIANCCKAGVIKTFNQDPGNAASSFQISVGLAGTTNKTVKMPKNFTLKAPGPGYTCGRALVGRPTKYYSSDGRRVTQALMSWNVTCTYSQFLAQKTPTCCVSLSSFYNDTIVNCPTCSCGCQNNITRPGSCVNDNSPYLQSAINGPGKLTGQPLVQCTSHMCPIRIHWHVKLNYKDYWRVKVTITNFNYRMNYTDWNLVAQHPNFDNITKLFSFNYKPLTPYGGRINDTAMFWGMKFYNDLLNQAGPLGNAQSELLMRKDSETFTFQKGWAFPRRVYFNGDNCVMPSPDDYPWLPSASPLTKQPWTLPLLVFWTALATLLAYYV
- the LOC123452280 gene encoding cytochrome b5; translated protein: MPTLTKLYSMKEAALHNTPDDCWIVVDGKIYDVTAYLDDHPGGADVLLAVTGMDGTEEFEDAGHSKDAKELMKDYFIGELDLDETPDMPEMEVFRKEQDMDFASKLVAYAAQYWAVPVAAVGISAVVAILYARKK